Proteins co-encoded in one Medicago truncatula cultivar Jemalong A17 chromosome 8, MtrunA17r5.0-ANR, whole genome shotgun sequence genomic window:
- the LOC120575822 gene encoding disease resistance protein At4g27190, translated as MEKSIIIILDNLWSILDLEIVGIPFGNEHNGCKLLMTSRDQEVLLQMDVPKDFTFKVQLMSENETWRMFQFMAGDVVKDSNFKDLPFKVARKCAEMDRATNFALELSYYFLESDEMRDLFFLFALLLGQNIEYFLKVAMGLDILKHINAMDDARNRLYTIIKSLEAKCLLLEVKTDGNIQMHDIVRDFAILVARRDKHVLLREQSDKEWSDKDFFDRCTQIFLYRCDMHKLPQTNDSPNIKLFSLLNRNSSLEIPDTFFVGMKSLRVLDLTHLNLLSLPTSFRFLTELQTLCLDVCILENTDAIEDLQNLKILRLYKSSMIKLPREVGRLTQLRMLDLSHSGIEVVPPNIISSLTKLEELYIGNTSINWQDVNLTVQNENASIAELQKLPKLTALELQIREAWMLPRDLQLMFEKLERYKIAIGDVWYWSDIKNGALKTLMLKLGINIHLEHGIKALIKGVENLYLDDVDGIQNVLPRLNREGFTLLKHLHVQNNTYLNHIVDNKERNQIHASFPILETLVLLNLRNLEHICHGQPSVASFGSLSVIKVKNCVQLKYLFSFTMVKGLSHLCKIEVCECNSLKEIVFRENNSSANNDITDEKIEFLQLRSLTLEHLETLDNFASDYLTHHRSKEKYQGLEPCAYTTPFFNNAQIN; from the exons ATGGAGAAAAGTATCATTATCATTCTAGATAACTTATGGAGCATACTTGATTTGGAAATAGTAGGGATTCCATTTGGCAATGAACATAATGGTTGCAAATTGTTGATGACAAGTAGAGATCAGGAAGTGTTGCTTCAAATGGATGTTCCAAAGGatttcactttcaaagttcaactTATGAGTGAAAACGAGACATGGAGAATGTTTCAATTTATGGCAGGGGATGTGGTTAAAGATAGCAATTTCAAAGATCTACCATTTAAAGTGGCCAGAAAATGTGCAG AGATGGACCGGGCAACTAATTTTGCTTTGGAATTGAGTTACTACTTCTTAGAGAGTGATGAAATGAGGgatctcttctttctttttgcaTTACTGTTAGGTCAAAATATAGAGTACTTTCTCAAAGTTGCAATGGGGTTGGACATATTGAAGCATATTAATGCAATGGACGATGCAAGAAACAGACTTTACACAATAATCAAATCTTTGGAGGCGAAATGTCTTTTGCTTGAAGTTAAAACAGACGGAAATATCCAAATGCATGACATTGTTCGTGATTTTGCTATCTTAGTAGCACGTAGGGACAAACATGTACTTCTAAGAGAACAATCTGATAAGGAATGGTCAGACAAGGATTTTTTTGACAGGTGCACGCAGATCTTTCTATATAGGTGTGATATGCACAAGCTTCCTCAAACAAATGACAGTCCAAATATTAAGCttttctctttgttaaataGAAATTCTTCATTGGAAATCCCTGATACTTTTTTTGTGGGAATGAAAAGCCTTAGAGTGCTAGACTTAACGCACTTGAACTTGTTATCATTACCCACATCGTTTCGGTTCCTAACAGAACTTCAAACATTGTGTTTGGATGTTTGCATTTTGGAAAATACGGATGCAATAGAAGAtttgcaaaatttaaaaattcttagACTCTATAAATCCTCAATGATCAAGTTGCCAAGAGAAGTAGGGAGATTGACTCAATTAAGAATGCTTGATTTGAGTCATTCAGGAATAGAAGTGGTCCCACCAAACATCATATCAAGTTTGACTAAATTGGAGGAGTTGTACATAGGAAATACCTCTATAAATTGGCAAGATGTGAATTTAacagttcaaaatgaaaatgctAGCATTGCCGAGCTTCAAAAACTACCCAAATTGACAGCTCTAGAATTACAAATTCGTGAGGCTTGGATGTTGCCAAGGGACTTGCAATTGATGTTTGAGAAGctggaaagatataaaatagctATTGGGGATGTATGGTACTGGTCTGACATTAAGAATGGAGCCTTAAAAACATTGATGCTCAAACTTGGTATAAACATACATTTGGAGCATGGAATTAAAGCATTGATTAAGGGTGTTGAGAATTTGTACTTGGATGATGTAGATGGAATTCAAAATGTGCTTCCTCGCCTAAATAGAGAAGGATTTACATTGCTGAAACATCTCCATGTCCAAAATAATACTTACTTGAATCACATTGTTGACAATAAAGAGAGAAATCAAATCCATGCGTCCTTTCCCATCTTGGAAACACTAGTACTTCTTAATCTTAGAAACTTGGAGCATATATGTCATGGTCAACCTTCAGTTGCTTCTTTTGGAAGTCTCAGtgttatcaaagtaaaaaattgcGTCCAGTTAAAGTATCTTTTCTCCTTTACAATGGTTAAAGGACTTTCTCACCTTTGTAAGATTGAAGTTTGTGAGTGCAATTCTTTGAAGGAGATAGTGTTCAGAGAAAACAATTCAAGTGCTAATAATGATATCACTGATGAAAAAATCGAGTTTCTTCAATTGCGTTCTTTGACTTTAGAACATTTGGAGACACTTGATAATTTCGCCTCTGATTATTTGACACATCATAGAAGTAAGGAAAAGTATCAAGGTCTAGAGCCTTGTGCTTATACTAcaccattttttaataatgcTCAG attaattaa